The segment TCGGAGAGCATTTCATCGTGCCTTGCTATCTTATCCTCTGTAATCTTCCAGCGTGTGCCCTCAGCCATTACACAGGTTcgaaggctctgataccaagtgtTATGATCTTCCTAAGATCACAAGCTCAATCCACCAACAAAtcaaaaaatgcagaagaaaaTCAACTGTAGAATTTATTGATACCGAAGTTCTTTATTACAACTACTGATACTACAACTATGGAATCTACTGCTACGCCATTGATGATCTGCAAggaaacaagaagaagaaaaagaagattctGGAtcgaagaagaaagaaggaaacagAGAAGAGAATTGGTGTGACTTATTTTTCAGTTATTTCCCTCTCTCTTCCAGCATGACTACGTATAACAACCTCCACCAACAACCTGTACCCACGTGTCATAATCCTCACCCTCAACTTTCCTTAATCAACTTCCAATCTCATCCGTTCATTTTATATTTCTGTTAACCTTCCTATTTCCTGTTATTGCCATATTCAAAGATCGAATCCCTGCAACCCATATTTGTTATACCTTTAAATGCTTAACTGTATATCATTATTGATCTTACAaattgaattttgtaaatttaaatgTCAATATGGAAATTGCACATTTATTGCTAAAAACACATGAGGCTTAAATGCACATTAATCAAGCTAGTAAATTTGAATTTCTAAtgcttaaaacaaaattttaattacaaCTTGAGATTTCTATTGATAATTTCAAGcggaaaattattaaaaaaacaaagaatactatataattttttttaaaactcctTTAACATTAAATAAGAATGgtgcttttaaaaatattttgaaaaaaaaacattccaCAAACCATTTATTTTACCATATACTCTATCTTTTATATAGAAAGAATACAAGGATGGACTTAGAATATGCCCCATACTTCATGAACACATATTTTAAatcttgaataaataaaaataatcacagTATAACTATTAGTAATATTTTGCttcttaaaattgaatcaaacaaaataaCGTGTGCATATAAGTTGAATCACAGCTATTTCTAATCTATTTCACTCTTTTTCTTTGTCTCtctctaaaaccctaaaccctaacactGAACTTCCCCTTTGCAGTTATAAAGTAGCGTTGGCCGCACAGCCGCCGCCTTGCTCAATCTCTCCTCGCCGTGAACTACCTCTTCTCTGTCCGCCGCCGATAAAACTGTGAGTTATTTTTTCAGCCTGTTATGTTTCTGACTTTGTGTTCTCTAATTGTGGTTGATTTATATCATTGATGGTTTAGCTGAGTTTATGGTTGATTGTAGAACAGTAAATTTGTTCAATTGTTATAGAGGTTGTAGTTGGATTGGATTGAATGGAAGTATGTGTGAACGACTAGTAGGTATTATTAAGCCGGAAGCTTATTACTActgttcttttatttataaaatattaaaaaaattatgtaactaTCTATGTCACTGTTCCACGAAATAAAATCTGCAGTTCTTTTTCCACTATCCTGTGAGCAtggaattcaaaaaatttggGAGAACTTTGTTAATGTTTGCCAAATTGTCACTTTAATGCTTACTTTTACTTTTAGTGGATTTTTCTTTGCAATCACCACTAAGCAGCACCAAGGAAAAgtgacattctttttgggacAAGGCTAAAAATGTAGAGGGTGCCGCATAAATTGGAGTGCTATAGAAGTTTTGCATTCAAATAAAGAGTTCTTTTTTACCAGATATGAAGTATTGAGTAATTTGGAAGATGTTGGTTGGGTTAAGGGAAATTTTGGCTTTGACAAGTTTAGATGCTGACTGAACTGCGTGTAATAGTGTTTATGCATTAACATGTGTCTGTATCTGAATTAATGATATAGTTCTAGAACTTTGCAATTTTGTTTTCTCTCAGAATATAGATTAATATCGAGGAATTTAAGCTTAATGTCCCCGTTCTATTTTCATCAAGAAAACATTGTCTTTAAGTTTTCAAAATCTTATGTATTTTAGGAACTACCAAAATTAAACTTAGGATCTTtgcaattttttatatttattttcatcttaGAAAATATCGTACTATTTTTTAGTACCTCACAAATTGGATATTTGACATGATAGACAAATATTGGAATTATGAGCATGGAGACGGTTGGGTCTGAGCAATCAagagagaaaatgaagaaagacaagaaaaaaaGGAAGGCTGAAACAGAGGGACCTGATACCCCATCAACCTCTCACATTTCTAGCAATCCTatggagaagaagaagcaaaaaaGAGCTGTAGACAAAGAGAGGCGCAGGGTGGAGACCGAGAAAAAAACCGAAGCCCAGCAAGTAGTGGTGTCCTCTGAATTGAAAAGTAATAAGAGCGCGGTGATTTCTCCCACTACTAGTGGATTGCCTGAGTTCCACATTGCTGTATTTAAGGACCTTGCAGCTGCCGATGCTTCTATTAGAGAAGCAGCTGCTAATTCTTTAGTTGCTGAGTTGATTGAAGTTCAGAAGGCTTATGATATTCTAGAGAACAAGGAAGTGGTTGAGGGACAGCTCAAATTGGAAGCTGAAAAGGATGATGGGTTGAACAACTGTGCCCCTTCGTTGAGATATGCAGTTCGGAGGCTAATTCGGGGCATTTCTTCATCAAGAGAGGTGGGTTAGGTTAACTTTTAGCACAATGTTCTGTGGGTTTGTTTAAATTTtgtgccttgttatatttgacGATTTAATTTGAATGCTTCAATAAGGGCTATATGCCTtcacattttcattttattgttgAATAATTTTTAGGGAGACTTATATCTCTATGGGTTCTTGTTGACATACCCAACTGATGAAAGCACATTCATGCTGGAAGGGTTGTATTGCACAATACGACGCTTAGGCTGTCTTTCCTGTATTGACCTTTAAaaggttattttattttagaatagAACCATAAAAGGTTACCTTCTTGCAGGTAGATACTCACAGCTTGTGTCATTGAATTTTTTCAGTAGTCCTATGGTCTACAGTTTTGAATTAAAAGGTTAAATGATATAATGTAGGCTTAAGAGACAGGTGTCTCTTCTGCTTATAGTCCCATGTTCCATGGTTGTCTCGATCAACTGctcccatataaagcctcatctATTTCCTTGTTTGTGCAGTGTGCAAGGCAAGGGTTTGCATTAGGCATGACAGTGTTGGTTGGTGCTGTTCCATGCATAAAAGTGGATGCCCTGTTGAAGCTTATTGTTGAATTATTGGAGATCTCTTCTTCCATGAAGGGTCAGGTGGGAAGGATCTCCTTTTGTGAAATGTtacctttctcaaaaaaaaaataataaggatcTCCTTTTGTGAACTGATAGTTTTCTTATGGTCTGTCTGAAAAGCTTAACTTGGTTTTGTAGGACATGAAAGATTGCCTATTGGGACGCTTATTTGCTTACGGATCTATTGCAAGATCAGGGAGATTAACTTTGGAGTGGACTGCTGATAAGAACACTCCTTATATTAAAGAATTTGTTGGTTCTCTTGTCTGGCTGGCAAAAAAGAAGCTCTACTTACAAGAGCCTGCTGTCTCAATTATTTTGGAATTGGTTGACAAGGTCTTTCACTTTTACAAGCCTATGAATTGCAAATTTATTCTCTGTACATTCACTTTAGTTATCTATTGAAAATGACTTCACTGATTGCCTTTTCCTGCGTCATTATAAACTCGTATGAGCTCACCATCCCCTTATTGAACttgcagtttttttttttacttgcctataaaacataaaacatcATCTCTTCCTACTCTTCCCGCTACATCTTACTTATTTTTGGGCAAGAAAATGTTATACGCTTATCCAAATAATATCACCTCTTCCTACAACTAAGCTGTGGTTTTGTTATGTTGCCGATTTAACTTTCttcatttagtgtgtttttgCTTCAGCATGCTGTccatttcactttcttcatttagtttattttttgcttCAGCATGTTGTCCTCTATTTGTAGTCTTTGCTTAGGCTGCATTCAGTTTAGCCGTCTCACCATCCATATTTTTGCCATGCCAGTTACCTGTTGAAGTTTCATTGAACCATGTTCTTGAAGCTCCTGGGCTTAAAGAGTGGTTTGAAAGTGCAACGGAAGTTGGAAATCCTGATGCTTTGCTTCTTGCCCTTGCCATACGTGAAAAAACTGGTGTTGATAACAAAGATTTTGGCAAGCTTCTGCCTTTTCCTTATAGCCCCAGCCGGCTTTTCAGTGTGGAACATTTGTCCTTGCTTTCCAATTGCTTGAAGGTGCTACtgaacttcttcattttctttcctTGAAAAGGATTGTTCATTAGTTTGATTTTTGTCGACTTTATGGATGTGCAGGAATCCCACTTCTGCTTGCCACGAACTCATAGTGTATGGTATTCCTTGGTAAATATTCTTTTACCTGAAAATGTTCAACAAGATTTTGATCCCTCAGCAGCTTTAAATTCCACAAGGAAGCACAAAAAAGGCCGCAAGGGTAGCTCAGCTGAAGAAGATATTGAGAAAAATCTTAAAAACTTTTGTGAAGTTATCATTGAAGGATCACTTCTTCCATCATCTCATAATTGCAAGAATTTGGCGTTCAATGTTTTGCTGCTTCTCCTTCCAAAATTGCCCACATCGTGCATCTACAACGTCCTGTCTTACAAAGTTGTCCAGTGCTTAAAGGACATACTTTCTGCGAAAGACACTAATCTATTCAAAGCCAGTCAATACTTTTTAAGAGAATTTTCTGAGTGGGTCAAGCATGATGATGTTAGAAGAGTGGCAGTTATTATGGCTTTACAGAAACATAGTAATGGGAAGTTTGATTGCTTCACCAGGTCAAAAACAGTTAAAGAGTTGATGGCTGAGTTTAAAACTGAGTCTGGATGCATGCTTCTCATTCAGAACTTAGTTGACATGTTCCTGGATGAAGCTCGTGCTTCAGAGGAGACTTCAGATCAGAGTCAAACTACAGATGACAACTCAGAAATTGGTTCCTTAGAAGATAAGGATTCTGTTGGAACAGTAGGAACGCCCGATTTTTTGAAAGGATGGGTTGTAGAGTCACTTCCAAATAGCTTGAAGCATTTATCTCTGGATACAAATGCAAGGTTCAGGGTCCAAAgagaaattctaaaatttttggCAGTGCAGGGTCTATTTTCTTCGACACTTGGAACTGAGGTGACATCTTTTGAATTGGAAGAAAAATTTAGGTGGCCAAAGTCTGCCATTTCAAGTGCTCTTTGTAGGATGTGCATTGAGCAGCTGCAGTTACTGCTATCCAATGCTCAAAAAGGCGAAGGACCTCAAGTTGTGCCTAGTGGTCTTGAAGCTAATGATCTTGGAGCTTATTTCATGAGATTTCTTACCACATTGCGAAACATTCCTTCTGTTTCGCTGTTTAGATCCTTGGGCGACGATGATGAAAAAGCTATCAAGAAATTGCAGGCTATGGAGTCTCAGCTCTCAAGACAGGTGCTATTTTGTGTTGCTTCATTTTGTAGAATCGTAATAATGTTACTGACTTCAACACTGGTCAAAGTTTTGTTTCTCTGTGAAACCAATGCCGCTTGCTTTAGGCCTTttaattctctcttttattGTTTGATAAGAACGTACTCCAACATTGGTGTGAGGTATATCAGTTAGCTCTTATCTGAAACAGCCATAACTTGTTATTACTCATCTTATATCAATTATTGCCATCAACaacttgtattttatttatgcaTATTGACCACTATTCACCGTGTACAGGAAAGTGAAAACTTATCAATATTATCTGTGTGGAAGTTTGATTGTTAATCCTTTTCTTCTCTGACCTAAATCTTTTCTCCAAACAATTGCAGGAGAGAAGCTTGGGTCCAGGTATTGCCAAAAATAAGTTACATTCCATGAGGTACCTTCTGATACAATTGTTGCTTCAAGTCCTACTTCGCCCTCAAGAATTTTCTGAAGCCGCCTCTGAATTGGTTATTTGCTGTACCAAAGCTTTTCGATCTTCTGATCTTCTTGCTTCCTCTGGAGATGATGAAGCAGAGGGAGATGATAGTCCTGAATTCATGGATGTTCTAGTGGACACTATGCTTTCGTTGCTGCCACAATCATCAGCACCGATGCGGACAGCTATTGAGCAGGTAAacaataggaaaaaaaaagcaTAATATTCCATCAGTTCTTATGGTGATTTAATATTTCCCAAAACCATGACCTTGTGACATGCTAGTCATTATTTCTAATGCATTATTGCACCTACTGTATTTTGATGTGAACTTCATTCTGAATCTTTTTGACCAAATTAATAAGAGAAGCAACCTAAAAGGAGGTGAAGTTTTTACTTATACGGATGTTTTGTCTTAGAAGACTGAGTTCTCAATCTCAAGCTGTTAGGTGGTGTAGGCGATATGAATTTTCACTGTTCATGCTGCTCCATTTAGACCCATCTCAATCTTTTTTAGCACTAGAAGTTCTCTACATATTTTACTGGCAAACTAACCTCTTGAGAaataattgtcaaaaaaaaaagcatcTTGAGAAAAAACTAGCGGACTCCTAGTCTACATTGGACTCAAAGTAAGCATACCAAGATGACTATAATTTAATCACAACTGATTCACATAACCAAtcttgatttttccttattgtACCTTGGCCCCTCTCTAATTAGTGACCATGATTTATGTAATCTGTTTAGTTCGCTCTTCggtttttaaagttttttcacCAATTGTTAACACCCCTAGGTAATGCAATAGTTCTCCTGGGAAACAAAATTCATGATGATATGTCACTCATGCTGGACGATTGGGTCTATTTAGTTATCTGATAGAagatatcttttctttttccttttttctttttaattgttgaaaggtaatattcaaattttaagcACAATATTCTTAGCACTGCAAGCCTTATCTAAAGGAAGATGTGGTTTTTATAACCAGGACATTTCTCATGTCCAATGACGCAAAGTTTGAAACTCGGTGGATAATTGGTTTGGCCTTCTACCCTTTTGCGCTTAAACATTAGGCTATTTCGTACGGCAAGATTCACACTTGTGATGTGCTCCTAACTTGCACATCCTGCCCTTTGCTCTTGCCCCTAGACAAAACCCTTCGGGTCAAGTTTTTTCTGAATACAGGACTCAGTTTATCCTTTTTCTGTGGTTTTGCACATGGATTTACTGTTAATTATTTGATGAGAAAATAGTGAATGCAATGCTTCATTTAATTCCTTTATTGGGATACACCTGTTTTGGTTTTTATATCAATGGTATTCCgtcttgtttttctttgtttcctCTTCGGTTAGTTTTaaacaaattgaattttttagtcTTCTctcaaattgttaaaatttatgATCTTCACTTTGGAAAAACACCTTATAATAATGGtatcatatttcaaattaactTGACATGGTCAATTTTAAGAATTCGTTAGGACATGTTTTTGCTGATCTCTTCATTACAGAGTTTGCTTATcatgcaaaaataatattttcttgttctttcgGTGGTAAAAGAGGATAAAATGTCGATAGCTCTACACTATCTTTCCTTGTCCATTGATGCTCAACATTAAAAGCACGTAGTAGATGCATAGTACGAGTACATGGTAATTGTTGggagcttttttttttcttttttttttttgcaaaaatgctCATGTTTGCATTCTTTTTGGATAACCTTGTAGTCTGGGCTAGTTTGTGCGCCCTTTAATTAACTCCATAGGTACTGCACCTCCCACCTTCACAAGTACTGCGTAATCCATCCACTAAGTCCTAGGTAAAGGGAAAGAAATCATTGGAGTGTTTTTACTCCCTTGGGATTTGAAATTGAGACCTCACGACTCGAACCACCTCATTGAATACTAGGCAATACCTTTCTGTGCATGTATGAATACTTGAAAATTGATTGTTTCTgttctttttaattatgtttctcttTGTGAAGTACTTGAGTTTGTTTGAACTCTGCAACAGCTGCTGTTGCTCAGGCTCTTCTTCAGCtacttaaaaacattttttcctttataggttttcaaatgtttttgtgAAGATGTTACGGATGATGGGTTACATCGAATGTTGCGGGTTATAAAGAAAGATCTCAAACCAGCCAGACACCAAGAAACTGACAGTGAGAATGaagatgacgatgatgacgacgtTCTTGACATTGAAGAGGCTGAGGAATCTGATGAAGCAGAGATGGATGAAACTGCGGAGAGGCATGCACATGTGGATGACTCAGAGACAGTAGTTGGTGTTGAGGGTGTTACCTCAGAACTTCCTGTAGCTTCTGATGATGATTCTGATGAGGGATTAGATGATGATGCAATGTTCCGCCTGGACACACATCTTGCTAAAATGTACAACGCTAAGAAGAACCAGGCTGGTAGTGAAACTGCTCATTCACAGCTTGCCCTCTTCAAACTTCGTGTCCTCTCGTTGCTGGAGATTTACCTACACGAAAATCCAGGCAAGTCTTTCTTCATTCACTAAGGGGTCGTTTCGTGTGAGGGATAAGAATAAATAGTTGTTCTATAAAATTTTGATGTCTTGTTTGGTTGGCATGTTTGGAATAACTTATCCCACCATTTATAGCATAGTGATTGGATAAGTTATCCCCTAAACATGGTGGGGAAGTAATTGATCTTGGGATAGGTAGTTCCCAACCAAACAACCCCTAAAGGATTGCTGTTTCCTGGCTAGGATGAGGATGATTCATGTATTTAAAGTAGcatacttttatcatctttgata is part of the Solanum lycopersicum chromosome 1, SLM_r2.1 genome and harbors:
- the LOC101264257 gene encoding rDNA transcriptional regulator pol5-like — protein: MSMETVGSEQSREKMKKDKKKRKAETEGPDTPSTSHISSNPMEKKKQKRAVDKERRRVETEKKTEAQQVVVSSELKSNKSAVISPTTSGLPEFHIAVFKDLAAADASIREAAANSLVAELIEVQKAYDILENKEVVEGQLKLEAEKDDGLNNCAPSLRYAVRRLIRGISSSRECARQGFALGMTVLVGAVPCIKVDALLKLIVELLEISSSMKGQDMKDCLLGRLFAYGSIARSGRLTLEWTADKNTPYIKEFVGSLVWLAKKKLYLQEPAVSIILELVDKLPVEVSLNHVLEAPGLKEWFESATEVGNPDALLLALAIREKTGVDNKDFGKLLPFPYSPSRLFSVEHLSLLSNCLKESHFCLPRTHSVWYSLVNILLPENVQQDFDPSAALNSTRKHKKGRKGSSAEEDIEKNLKNFCEVIIEGSLLPSSHNCKNLAFNVLLLLLPKLPTSCIYNVLSYKVVQCLKDILSAKDTNLFKASQYFLREFSEWVKHDDVRRVAVIMALQKHSNGKFDCFTRSKTVKELMAEFKTESGCMLLIQNLVDMFLDEARASEETSDQSQTTDDNSEIGSLEDKDSVGTVGTPDFLKGWVVESLPNSLKHLSLDTNARFRVQREILKFLAVQGLFSSTLGTEVTSFELEEKFRWPKSAISSALCRMCIEQLQLLLSNAQKGEGPQVVPSGLEANDLGAYFMRFLTTLRNIPSVSLFRSLGDDDEKAIKKLQAMESQLSRQERSLGPGIAKNKLHSMRYLLIQLLLQVLLRPQEFSEAASELVICCTKAFRSSDLLASSGDDEAEGDDSPEFMDVLVDTMLSLLPQSSAPMRTAIEQVFKCFCEDVTDDGLHRMLRVIKKDLKPARHQETDSENEDDDDDDVLDIEEAEESDEAEMDETAERHAHVDDSETVVGVEGVTSELPVASDDDSDEGLDDDAMFRLDTHLAKMYNAKKNQAGSETAHSQLALFKLRVLSLLEIYLHENPEKPKVVKIFSSLAHAFVNPHTTEGNEQLGQRIWGILQKKIFKAKDYPKGEVIEFPVLKSLLERNLVLAAKHFKKKKSASSLSKKKLSAALNRFKMINSLAQSSIFWILKIIDTKKRPKSELEEVSCIFREKLEGYLDSKSTRMKCEFLKEVFKRRPRIGYPLFGFLLEKCASAKLQFRQIEALELVIEMLKSFVSSNPDDNSHFAELGSHLAKSGCLVNVLLKNMPDKASRRADVRKFFGKVIQVLTDVELRALFLKALEPDCEAQLKGMFPVLNQ